Below is a window of Streptomyces sp. NBC_01429 DNA.
CCGTGTACCAGGCGCTGCGCTGTGCGCTCGCCATCGCCGAGGAGCGCGAGGAACCGCAGCCCGACTGGGAGTTGGCGGCGGGCGCGCTGGCCCACGCGATCCGCTCGCACCCGGAGCGCTTCCTCGACAAGAGCCGCTACTCGATGGACTGGTACTACCCCGTGCTCGGCGGCGCGCTGACCGGGGAGCCGGCCACGGCGCGGATCGCCGAGGGCTGGGACCGCTTCGTCGTCCCCGGACTCGGTGTGCGCTGCGTGCTGCCCAACCCCTGGGTGACCGGCGGCGAGAGCTGTGAACTCGCCCTCGCCCTCTGGGTGATGGGCCAGTCCGACCGGGCGCTGGAGATCCTCCAGTCCATCCAGCACCTGCGCGCCGACGACGGTCTGTACTGGACGGGGTACGTCTTCGAGGGCGACATCGCCTTCTGGCCGGAGGAGCGCACCTCCTGGACGGCGGGCTCGCTCGTGCTGGCGGTGGCCGCGCTGGGCGGGGACGAGGCGACCACCGCCGTGTTCAGCGGCGAACGGCTGCCGCTCGGCCTGGAACCGGACTGCTGCGGCTGACCTGCGGCTGACCCGCGGCTGCCCTGTGGCTTGTCGCGCGGCCGACCCGCGGCCGACCGGCCCGCCGCCGCTCAGAGGCGGCGCAGCCGGTTGGCGAGACCGTGACCGACGAGGAGATAGACCACGGCGGCGAGGCCGTAGCCGCAGACCACCCGGGCCCATGCCTCGTCGAAGGTGAACAGGTCGTGCGACCAGCCGGCGAGCCAGCGCGCGCTCGCCCGGACGAACTCCACCAGGTCGTTGGCGCGGTTGGCGTCCAGCAGGTACATCAGGATCCAGAGGATCAGGATGAAGGCCATGACGTCCGCTATCACGGCGATGACGGTCGCCGCTGCCGAGCTGCTTCCACTGCGATGGCGTGAGGACATGGCGAACGTGTTGCCGATTGTGAGCACGTGAAACCCGGACGGCCCCGCCCGCGTGGCGGTGGCGCGGGCACCGGGTGACGCTACTGGCAGTCTGCCAAGGAGGTCGGTTGTGCTCACCCAAGCCAACACCGGCATACCCGCCGGTAACCCCGCCCGCGTCCCCGGACGTGATCCCGCTCCCGTCCCCGCTCGCGGCTCCGCCCGGGTCCACTCCCCGCTGCGCCGCGTCCTCGTGGCCCTGGTGCTGTCCTGCGCCCTGCTGGTGTCGACGGCCGCGTGCGGCAGCTCCGACAAGGCAGCCACGCCGCGCGGGGCGGCCGAGGTCGCCGATGTGGCGGCGGCCTCGCCCACCAGCTCCGCCGAGAAGCAGAAGTTCGCCAAGACCCGCTTCGTCGCCAACGCCGGGCTCGCGGCCGGGGCGACGTACCAGTGGATCATCAAGCCGTACAAGGCGGGCAAGTTCAAGAAGGGCGCGAAGGGGCGCAAGCTGTCCCTGGTCAAGGCCGGTCTGGCCGGCGCCTTCACCTACAACAGGCTGAAGGCCGCGACCAAGAACGCCAAGGCCGACCCGCTGCTCTCCAAGGCTGTCGCACCGCTGACGGCCGGTATCGACTCGCTCAAGGGGCTTGCCACGAAGCTCCGCAAGGGCGACGCGAGCGACGCGGACATCAAGAACTTCCAGAAGAACATCACGGGCATCAAGGGGGCGGGCAGCGACGCGGGCGCCCCGGTGCAGGACAAGGTGCCCTCGCTGTCCGACCTCCGCAGCGGCGCCGGATAGGCCCGGTCCGGGCGACGGAAAAGACGAACGGCCCCCGCGTGCGGGGGCCGTTCGGGTACGACGCCCAAGGCGCCGGAGGGTGTCGCGGGTTCAGCCGCGCTGTATCCCCGAGGTGTCCTGGAGGACGCCCCGGCGGCCGTCCTGCGTCTGGGCCACCAGACCGGGACCGCGCTGCTCGACCGCCAGGTACCAGGTACCGGGCGCCAGTTCGGCGATCGGGGACGGCGAGCCGTCCTCGCCGAACAGCGGGCGGGCCACCGGGACCGCGAACCAGAACGGCGCGAAGTCGCCCGCGGGAGCCGCCGGGGCGGGCGTGTCCGCCTTCGGCTGCGCCTGGGCGGGCTGGGCGCCGCCGAACGGCTGCTGCTGGCCGGGCGCGGGCTGCTGCGCACCGTACGGCTGGGCCTGGGCCTGGCCCTGCGTGCCGTAGGGCTGCGGACCGCCCGGGTAGCCGTAACCCTGCGGCGCGCCGGGCTGTCCGCCGTACGGCTGCGGGGCCACCGGCTTGGGCGCGCCGATGAGGGCGGCCTTCAGCGGCGGCAGCAGCGGGGTGGCCACGGCGCCGCCCGCGAGCACGGCGGCACCGAGGAAGCCGAGGATCTGACCGCTGCCGGCCTTGCCGTCACCGAGCAGGTACCAGAGCGAGGTCCACGCGGCGAAGATCGCCAGAGCGGTGCCGAACTGCCCGAGGTCCAGCCCCGCGAACTTCCGCGGCTGCGGCAGCGCGCGGGCGGTGACGATCAGCGCCGCCGCTATGACCCCGGCGAGGTGGACGCTCATCACGACACCCAGCAGGTCCCAAGCTTTCACGCCATTGCTGTAGCCCGTGTCGTAGAAATTGAGGAACGAGGCGATGAACAGCAGCACCGCTGCTCCGATCACCACGCCGTCGCCTCTTGTGAGGGAGCGGATGTTCACGTGAAAAGTCCTTCGTCGGTCGTCTGGTCGGGGCGGTCGTCGCTGCCGCCGCTAAGGCGGTGCACGGGGCGAAGCTCGGGGGCGGCTCCCTATCGTACGGATGAATGTATCGTCTGTTCGATGGGGGCGTACGCCGAGTATCACACCCGGTTATGCGGCCGTTACGCGGGGCGGCGACCAGCCCCGGTACCCGTTCGTCGCCCGTCCGGTACGCGTTCGGCGCGTCCGATATACGGGTTCACTTCTCCAGGAAACCGCTGATGCCGTCCGCCAGCCCGCGTGCCGCTTTCTGCCGCCATTTCGCGTCGGTAAGCAGGCCGGCGTCCGTGGAATCACGCATGTTGCCGCATTCGATGAACACCTTGGGAACGGTCGACAGATTCAGTCCGCCGAGATCGTCGCGCACATCCAAACCCGTACCGTCGCCGAGGTAGTTGGCGGGTGCGCTGCCGGTCTCGCGCACGAAATTCCCCACGATACGTTCACCAAGTTCACGCGAGGGGCCCACGATGCGGGAGGTGTCCGCGCCGCCGCCTTTGACCAGGGCGGGGAGAATCACGTGGAAGCCGCGGTTGCCGGGCGCGGAACCGTCCGCGTGGACGGAGACGACGGCGTCGGCCTTCGCCTTGTTGCCGATCCGGGCGCGCTCGTCGACGCAGGGACCGTACGGCCGGTCGTTGTCATGGGTGAAGGTGACGGTCGCGCCCCGCTCGCGCAGCAGGGTGCGCAGCCGGTGGGCGACGTCGAGGGTGAACTCGGCCTCCGGATAACCGGCGTTGGTGGAGGTGCCGGTGGTGTCGCACTCCTTGCTGGTCGTGCCGATGTCGACCTTCTCGTTGATCTCGGCGGTGTGTTCGCGATTGCGGGGGTTGTGGCCGGGATCGATGACGACGACCTTGCCGGCGAGGGGTCCCGAGGGATCGGCGGGCGCTTCGGAACCGGTCGGTGCCGTGGACCTGGGGGTGGTTCCGGGGGTGGTTCCGGCCGGGTCGGTCGGGTCGGCCGGGCCGCTCGGGTCGCTGCCGCCG
It encodes the following:
- a CDS encoding N-acetylmuramoyl-L-alanine amidase, producing the protein MSYDESPQPVRRRFGRNRLTLATAALVPTALAGWLVWQGVSGQDGGGPPATAAGSAASASASASTPARDDDAPGGSDPSGPADPTDPAGTTPGTTPRSTAPTGSEAPADPSGPLAGKVVVIDPGHNPRNREHTAEINEKVDIGTTSKECDTTGTSTNAGYPEAEFTLDVAHRLRTLLRERGATVTFTHDNDRPYGPCVDERARIGNKAKADAVVSVHADGSAPGNRGFHVILPALVKGGGADTSRIVGPSRELGERIVGNFVRETGSAPANYLGDGTGLDVRDDLGGLNLSTVPKVFIECGNMRDSTDAGLLTDAKWRQKAARGLADGISGFLEK